Genomic DNA from Cucumis melo cultivar AY chromosome 10, USDA_Cmelo_AY_1.0, whole genome shotgun sequence:
CTACTGGCTTCTAGTTATCTAAGAATAAGCACCTCAAGGTATATTTAGTTCTTATTCTTAGGCAGTGTGGGCTTATATTTCGTGTATATTGTAATTTCAAATTCCTCTTTTAGTATAAAATTTTGGTCCTATTAGTATTGTGATATTATCATCATATCAAGCATCTGATTGTTGGCGTTTGGCCATCTATCCTTTCTCTCTATTGCTTACCTTTTTATTTCTCCGTTGTCTGACCAAAAAGTCACTCACAAAATACATACTTTTTAAGTAAATACAATAAATCACAAGGACAAGATAATTGTAGACTCTGACCGTAAGCCAATAATTTACTTGGTTTGTAACTTCTGATGACTCAGTGATGTGACAGGGGTGGAGATTGCAGGTGCATTGAAGAATGTCCTCGCTATAGCAGCAGGAATTGTTGAGGGGATGAATCTTGGTAATAACTCTATGGCAGCTCTTGTGGCACAAGGTTGTTCTGAGATCCGTTGGCTGGCTACGAAGGTATTGTTTTTTGCAGTATTAATTGCTTTGAAGATGAGGGCATGCTTTAATTCAGCATTAATTGAATTGAAGACAGAATATGATATATTTACGTCATAAGCTGTTAAATTATGACCCTTTATTTAACAACTTGAGGGAGCCAATGGAGCTATTTACCATCAAAATATTGATTGATAAAAGTTGGTAGAAGCATATTTTGACGATGCAATGTATGTTGTGTCTATATAGTCCATTAAACTTGTAATTGCTATTTACCGTCAAAAGATGAGGGCATGCtttttcttgtttcttatttcttgtttcaaaaggaaaaaagtgcTTGTAAttctttgatttatttatttttaattttaacgaattatattattgttatttgttTCTATTATTGTTGGAAAAAGGAAGAAACTCGTTTGGTGACTAGTTGTTGAGTtccaataaattttaaaattagaaatgCAAAGTTTTATCTGAAAATTAAtctttaaaacaaaatattcaaaattattatgatatatttattttgcaccttattagtgaaaaagaaaataatgaggattttgtttttatttttcaaaaaaacttGTAATAGAAGAAACCAGTTCAGTAGTTTGTATTGTTTCTAAATTTTGtacataattttgaaaatatttcctaaaaatgaaaaacaagaaacaaaagtAGCTACCAAAAGTTCACGTTTATCAAATATTGAAAATGAGAAATGGGAAAGAAAAACTGGAATATTTCCTACATATCTTCTGTTTTCTCAATGTCATTTGAGTATGGTGCTATTGTATGGGCCCGTTGATTAGGTGAACTAGAGAAAGGGCTATATAGGAGTTCTCTCTACTCCTTACAGTCAGTCATAGTTGAAGCTTCATTTACCTTCAACTTTCTGATTGCAATCACGTCATTCTAATTACTTTtaccttcaaaattttcttaaaGATGGGTGCGAAGCCAACGACAATTACTGGCCTCTCAGGCACAGGGGACATTATGCTTACATGCTTTGTCAACCTCTCCCGAAACAGAACAGTTGGAGTACGACTAGGATCTGGTGAGAATCTGGATGATATATTGAGCTCCATGAATCAGGTACCTGGGTAGTCTTTCATTATGTCAAGCAATTTTATGGTTTTTATTTATTGCCTCCTTGTTAAGGTCCCCCGATCAATAGGTTGCAGAAGGTGTATCGACTGCTGGGGCTGTAATTGCTTTGGCTCAGAAGTATAAGGTGAAAATGCCAGTTTTGACAGCAGTGGCCCGAATTATTGATAATGAGCTAACACCACAAAAAGCAGTCCTTGAATTGATGGGGCTTCCTCAGGTACCACTAGCTCTCGGACCGATAAGTAGAAAGTTTTTGAGCTTGATTAGATTGCTTTGAATCCTCATTTAAACTTCATTTAGGTGGAAGAGGTCTGAAACCTGGAGGCTTCAAAGGTCCTAAGCAATTAGAATCACAAAACATCTATGGCATCAAACATGGCCCGCAGATATTTGACTAGGACATTACAATAGTGGGATTTTTATTCGTCGAAGAAATCAGTCAGAAGTTGGTCTGTGAAACCTGCCAATTAATTGAGGACCGTCTTGTTCCTTTTGGAGATCAAACTATCTTTGATTCTTAGTAGTGGAATTCAACAAGTTTTGATATCTTAAAGTCACAATCATAAGAAACGTCAACCTTCTGTCTAATTCATTTCATTTTTGAATTTGACTAAAAAGTTGATCAAAGACCAACTTTTCATTTTTCTGTCTAGttcatttttcttattgaaTGTGTTTGTCCATTATTATTAGATGTCAAATATACGAGTAACGTTATTGACTTTCCTCACAAGTAATATCCAAAACTAACTTGTTTCTCCTTAAAACTTGGACAATTCGAACTGGTTAGTCATAACTAAGTTGGCAATTGATAGTCTATCTACAAACTATACTTGGATCGGAGATGACCGGCCAAATATAATATCTTGGAGTTCAAGTGCCCGAACTTGAAAAGTCTATCTTAGTATCATCTGGGAACAGCAAATTACAATATTTGTCTACTTTTCACAAACAGTGACTAGAATAGACCAACAACATTCAAACAAGCTTTTTCCtcctttcattttcattctATCAGGGCTACCCAAGTTGAAGCCGCAAACAGTAGAAATATTTTTCAAGGATTTCCTTCAAATCTCCAACCGAACTTAGTTGATCAAAGAGGTTAATAATCCTTCATTTTCTTCATCTCTACCCTCCATCTTCGATACAATTGTAAAACTTTGAAGCACTGATGAGTCAAATGGCTTCCATTTTAAGCAGCTTAGTGAGAGAAATGAAACAAAATGTACAGAGAGGAGAGAGCATCACTCTCTTTTATCTTCCTCAAGATCACCCCCATGTCCAAACACAGGATGATCTGAAGCAGATGGTGCCTTCCTTTCCTTCCTTTCTAGCTTGTTAGATAGATCTGGAGCTACCTTTATTCCGGCTCCAGTTAGTGCCACAACCTCCTCATCGACATCATCCCCAGTGTCTTCTGAGTATGCAAATCTACGAAGTCCAAAACACATAGTTAGACTCTAGTTCATgatttcatttaataaaaatcAGGGCCTCCTAGAAAATAATGTATcataaaaaattaaagagaaGATAAAAATCAGCTATCCAAGTGAAAATAAAGAAGACTGCTAAACAAAAATATGATATTATCAGGCGTGTTGTGCAAACTATGATATAATTGGAGAAAAATAATTCTTGATGTCTTTCGAACCGAGATTTGGGCATAAACTATATAAGCTGGGGAAGTCAGTTTACCCAAAAAGATTTAAGTGGAAAACCATGCTGATCTAAGTTAAAGAGATTCAAGTAGATTTCCAAAAGGAGGCAGGGGATTGATGATTACCTAGCTAATGGATTATGAGAAGGAGCCCAAAGAACACATATAATCACCAAGAGAACAAAAGAAAGCAAAACCCAGAAGGCTGGAATAATCCAAGCTCTTCGCCATAGCTCGCTCAACGGGTCTGCAGCATTGAAATACAACTACACAAACAAAAATCAGTAATTCTAACAACTGGTCTAATCCTTACAATTTGATCGAGCAGTAGAGAAAAACAGAGGATATTTAAATGAAATGCAAATTCACCTCGTATCCGATCCAAACTATAGAGACCAACACCATAACTGCAAGGCAGTTGGTAAACTTTCGATACAGTTCAAGTTTGGCCATGCTTTTTCTAACCTACATAGCATATACATAATAGAGAACTGAATATGTTCTTAGCAGGAAAAAAAGCTTACAGAAAAAAAGCTTAAAGAAAGTATCTTTACCTGAAGCTTCTCAAGGGTTTTCGATAATGAGGAAAAGATCCAAAGAATAAAGCAAGCATCCAATACAACAACTGGCAACACCAGAAAGAACCTTGTTTTTCCAGAGAAGTCATTGACATTTCCTAAATGCTCTACAAGCTCAAGTGCTTCAGAAGCCAAGAAATATGTAACACCAAGAAGGATAACTCTTGTCGTTATACCGCCGAGGGTTGGTCTCACAACCCCGTATCCCATTGAAACCACTAGAAGAAGCAGCCTAGAAACAGTCTTCTTAATAGCACTAAATGTAACCGCCCAAATAGTTATTCCCATCGGTCGATTTCCAGatgaattaaaatttgaatattcAAAATACCAAAGGGCCATTTCACACATTCCCAAACCTATGACACCAGTTATATGGTAGTGCAATTGCATTACATCTTTCCAATATCTTACAAACCAGAGAAACCAAACAAGACCCAGAATAAGGTAAGACAAAGACATATAGCCAAAGAATGTCACCATTGGAGCCATCTTTCCTGGTAAATAACCATCTGGGTTTCTCCAAACTGTTCTTCCACTAATCAACGTACCTCGGAGTTGTGGATCGCAAAACATAAAATACAGATAATACATTCCAGTTTTGTTGAGTTCGATTGTAGTTGGTTCCATTTTAGCTTCTTCA
This window encodes:
- the LOC103496756 gene encoding uncharacterized protein LOC103496756 is translated as MRRELFNLVAFSNAYIQIIFALLVLSCFSISQVLSSIHQYQNESFIHRSNSFFFHGGSEGLYASNSHPLSSNSTDSAHQLLDGMSFIRFESITFRRTKESAEQKNEMQQKTGLIEAIIVEVKDRTKIGGAFLNSDLICCTQKLASNGSCKVGEVIIKQDSDDPNGPRRIQTFFEGISEEAKMEPTTIELNKTGMYYLYFMFCDPQLRGTLISGRTVWRNPDGYLPGKMAPMVTFFGYMSLSYLILGLVWFLWFVRYWKDVMQLHYHITGVIGLGMCEMALWYFEYSNFNSSGNRPMGITIWAVTFSAIKKTVSRLLLLVVSMGYGVVRPTLGGITTRVILLGVTYFLASEALELVEHLGNVNDFSGKTRFFLVLPVVVLDACFILWIFSSLSKTLEKLQVRKSMAKLELYRKFTNCLAVMVLVSIVWIGYELYFNAADPLSELWRRAWIIPAFWVLLSFVLLVIICVLWAPSHNPLARFAYSEDTGDDVDEEVVALTGAGIKVAPDLSNKLERKERKAPSASDHPVFGHGGDLEEDKRE